The DNA sequence TACCTTGGTTGATGAGCAAATAGAATAAACAGATCCAAGAGGCTGATGTTTGTCCCAATACAAGGAAACTAAATAAAAGATTATTTATTTTAGGTGGAGCTGAACACACTCCTATGGCTAATCACATTCACAAATACACGAGAAAATGAATAAGAGGACACCTGCCACAGTACCGCAAACTTAATGTGAAAGATGTGGCCGTCTTTTCGTTCACATTTACCTTATTATTTttacatttcaagtaaacatgaTAAATAATTTCCGCTATGCGTTCTCCCGATTCATTGTCTCTTTCTTCATATCACTTTGGTTAAAGATTATTGACGGTAATGTTTTGCAGTGGTAGCTATTATAGGCACTTTCTTGTGTTGAGATGATGCACAGCATTACGAACATAACTAGTATCAGTTGCTGGCTgaaaaaaacagttgcacccctGAGATGATATGGCAGCCTCCAGTGTGTTGAATGCAAAACAcataaaccaagaaaaaaaatatagacactGTCAACACATTTCTCCAGCTTTTTGTGCAAGGCCTCGCTTACACTACCTCCTTTATTCGTTGACAAGACATGTGCTCCCGACATCTCCCAGTGGCCAAACTCCAATGTATAAAGTTCAAGTAAATACAATCAAGTCATAAtgaaaggctgctgctgctttggtGAATTTACAAGTGAGGTCTGTCATAGAGGGAACGTTGAAGTGAAAACATTAAGTGAAATTCGCTTTCTTGGACTAAAGTGGACAATATTATGCACTTGACATATATGTATGTAAGACTGCACTGCAGGTCATCATGAAAAATGATTGGTGCTAGAATGCAAATTAAATGTTTCCTCGAAATTAGGTTAATCCTATACTCAAATAATGCCACCAAACACTACCTACGAAACAGATGAATTTTTGAAAAAGTTGTTCAAAATTTTTAGACACTGTATCTAGGTGTGTCTGTGAGATGCTAACAGTGAATTGGAGGCACAGTTCTCAGTCATGCTTTCTATATTTTTCCAGGCAAAACAGAAGGAGCCAACACCAGCAGCCATCGCACAAAAGTGATTCCTTTCTGCCAGCTTTACTTATGTAGCTACACATGGGCTACTAAATTCTAGTTGTATGTTTCAATATTAAACACTTTGGCTAATTGATTTTTTGCTTGACTCCTGCATGATCATTTTTAAAACTGCTACCAGTACATCTACTAACAAGGTTCATGTGAAGCATTTTCACAGTATATGTGCATCTGCCACTAACATATGCCACAATGTAAAATTCTTGGACAAATGTATTTATTGTCTGTGAAGCTGCcaagaaagctttgttgaaaaCCTTTCAATTTGCTCTGTTCATTTCAATCTGGTAGCGACAGCCAGCACCAATTACAACAAGTCTTTGGTACTTTGCACTTTGTGTGCTGTGAAAAGCTTGTTGCTTTAATACAGTCACTGTCATCCTTCATAAAAATCATGTCTGCCCAACTAGTACCTTGAAGCAGCTGCAAGCACAAGCTACTTCTAATGGGACAATCAACTGGCTTCTTATTTCTGCTTAGAGAGGCCAACATTATGTGTGGCAGTAGAATAGTGATCAACAGTAGTTGAACAAGAGAAGCCTTAGTTTCAAGCCAACATTTCAGCAAGATAACTTTTTTTAGTCTTTACCCCAACAAAGACAGGTACCCTTGTAAAACAACTTCAGGCTGAAGCTTCAGTTTGTGCAGCTACTGTTGACTATTTCAAATCTGTTCTTTTGTGAACCTCTGTCTTGCAAGCAAGACAGCTGTTTTGCTTCTATTTGTTCCGTGAATAAAGATTCAGAAAGTGGAGACTCCTGTCCACACAGGTGAAAGTTGCTTATTCAACGTCTGCACTGTTTTCATGCCCTTTTCACTTTCGTGACAATTTCTGTGGCTTCGGTATTTATCTGCAGAGACGCTCTCTCTGGGAGGTGGCATTCACAAAAGGCATGTCAAGCATGCTTTTGTTTAAACTTCCTGTCTGCTCAAAGCCAAGGGAAAGGTCACAGTACAGTTGCATTATGTGCGGGCTGCTATTGCTCAGTTGGAGTCTTCAAATTAGAGCTGCAACATAACCAGCTGTAGTGTTTCAGTACTGAACGATTTCATATTTGATTTCCCATCGCATGTTGCTGGGAATAGAATGCAAATATGCGTGTCTAGCACTTAGGCGTACATTAAAGAGCCCCAGCATTCAAAATTAATCCATAGTCCTCTACAACAGCACCTCATAGCCCCCCACTGCGCTTTGCAATGTTTAACCCCATACATCAATTATAACGGTTGGGCCTTGAATGACGATGTTTCAGATCACATCCCCAGGCCTACAAGTCTTCACAGCTACTTGCAGTACTGCCAGTTTTGTCTTTCGGAGCTTTTAAATGCTGGAGTCATAATAAGCATTCCACTGTCCAGCTTCAAGTCCGCTCTCACTGTGCGCTCAAAACAGGGGTCTTTCAAAAATGACTGTGCTTGAAGCACAGTTGTGTGTCTCATGCAAGATGACCTGTAAAAAGGTTACTTGTCTTTTTGGGGGCCAGCTGGAGGAACCAAGTGGCTGATCCCAAAAATTATGCTGGAAAGAGAGTCATCTCCAAGCCAATGATGAAGGGTGAAATTATTGTAAAATAAATGGAATGCCAAGAAATATGGCCCCTGAATGTTTCATTACACCACTTTATGTGCACTCCTGCACATAAAGCTGGCACGAAGCTGCAGTCTGTGTTAAAGTGCTGTGTGCCAGTCATAAGCAAGCAGTGATATGCTCCACGAGGGAGGACGGCGCAACCTGCCTTATGACAAATGCACACCGAGCCTACCGGATCACATATGTAGCAAAATTTCACTGGAGCAGCTTAAATCGTGTAGCTTGCTTCCATGAACAGCACTATATACTAATAGCACACTAGTACCGTTTTAGACTATTTCAGTGAATGCAAGCCGCACACAACAGAGATTAGTTTCAGCATTGTTACACTGAAAACAAGGGGATGACGTGTTTAATATTCTCATATGTACATTCTTCGAATGAGTGCAAAGTTGATTTCTTTAGGCATATTGTGAAAAGAAGGCCCAGATGAATTTTCGTTCAAGAGTCTGGCATGTCACCTCCAGGAACCATCTAGGAGGCAAAAAGATAAACACTGTAATAATCACAACAAAGTATTTCAACTTATCTGTAAATGCAACATGGGAAAAAGTAAGCTGCACTACTAACCATCGTAATGTTGTTACCGTTAAGAAGAATTTGGTCGAGTTTCGTAATCCTCCTGCCTTCAGGGGTACTCTCGCTGTAAAGAAACACATTATAACTTCGTTAACACGCtgcccacgaaaaaaaaataactacaaATTTGCCGAAGTAGTAGAATCTACACTTACTATTCCGTAACGTCTTCGAGCACCATATCTATCGCAGGTTACCGTCGTGAAGGAGAATTTCGACAAACCGGCATGAAGTTGGACACAATGAACACGGTTAAACATGAGGGGTTACAACTACTCTTAAAGGATACTGACGAAGTCGTCAAAGCCAAGTAGCGTTCCCACTATCTCTTTGTCACTTTTCATGATAATGTGAATCTTGGATCCGATGCACTTGTCGATCAGCTCTGCAACAGATGACAGTAAACAGAGTTAAAATAGAAAACGGTCGACACGCGCTCGCGAAAGTTGCGCCGCAAAAGGACTCTTGCAAAAGAAACAACTGTACCCAAGGGCAGCAGACTGGATGGGTTTACGGCTGACATCGTCATCTTTTCGATTTACACGACTGGAACTACAACACAGTTTAACAGAACTGCTCACAAAAACGAGCGAAAGACTCCGCGCGAAACGCTTACTTGTCGTTTTGGCTTGCAGCCGCAAACTCGGCTTGACTTGGCACgcccgcttcccccccccccccccaggtaaACGATGACGATAGATTTGTCAATTGATTTGTCGAGTACTGAAGAGCAATATGAGTTGATACCACAATAATTTATCCAAATAGCGTTTTTAATTTGTGTTGTAACATTTTTGGTAACAATGCAGCCAAATGTAACGAGAAAGTAAAACTTTTACGATTCCGTGTGTCTTGTTTGTAGCCGGTTCAAGAAGCCTTCAGTTGTCTTCGTCTTCATGCGAGGTCACATGAACTGGCAGTCAGGCACACGTGCTGTTCATGTGGATTGTTTACTGCCGGTATAGAACCTTTTTACTTGCGGAATCACCGCCTAATGAATAGCCACTTGAGCCGCGTAAGAGAACCGCTTCGGCCGTGAGATCCAAGGTGAGCGATGGCGAAAATCGCGGATGGTGTGGACCCTGTAGCGGCGCTCGGAGCCGCACAGTTGCTTACGAGGCCTGCGTCCGAGTTCGGCAACGATCCCACCGTCGAATCCCTGTGGGCCATAAAAGCTGTCGAGCACATGGAAGTCTACTTCAACCTGATCAGCGCCGTCGATCCAAAGATCCTCAAGCTGACACCTCACGACGAAGCAATATACAAGGAATTCAGGGAACGGTTCCCCGACTTGGATGTCAAGCATCTCGTGGAGTCCGAAATCAAGACCGAAGAGTCAAAAAAGGAATGGAGGGAATTCTGTCTCAAGTTCGAGAAAGTCGTCGAAGACTTCAACTTCGCCACTCTACTTCGACTAAACAGCGAGAAAGATTACGCTGAAGAAAACACGACGCTCGTTCCGAGGGTGCAGTTCTACGCGATAGAGATAGCGCGGAACAGGGAAGGCTGCAACGACGACGTAAGAAAAAATTATGCGCCAAAGCCACGAAACCGCGAGTGATAATCTGGTGTCGCTCCTAGCCATGGAAATATCTCACTCGATTGCTGTGTTCCTCAAGGACTTCTGTGATCGAGTGCGCGTGACAGACATTCCTCTGATTGAAGCCGTCGGCTGCCCCTCCAACAAGAAGCGTAAGCGCCCGGCGGACTATCGAATTTTCGTTGGAAAACCCGGCCACTCAAATCTGCAGCCGCACTTGCAGCGTCTGGTTCGTGAACTCTTATCTGCGAGCGCGTCGTGGAGTGTGCCTCTTTGCAGTTGCCAGCTCCTGTCACCCTTGTATGTCGAGATTTCCCTGAACCGCGCTGCAGCCTACAGTTCATTGTTTAATTTTATGCTTGGCACACGAGGAGAAAACTGTCAGCAGCAGCGGGGCGGCAGCGAAAATGTGCTGGTATTTGTCCCTCACCCAGATGACTCATTCACAGGAATACGAACTGAAATGTTAGCTGCCTATGCTTCAAGGTGTTATGCTGACAAGAATGTAGATGTTACTATCTATGCCAGCAAGCCACTACATGCACTAGCGCATCATGCTTTCCTTAACGTAATAGCATGTAATGAAGGCTCTCCATACGGGACACATGGAAATGACATGGCTTGCCTGATGAAGTGCACGAAATTTTTTGATGAGGGTGACATGACATTTGATCTTAAGAGCTACGTTGTGAGTGAAGGTGTCGATGTGTCTGGTTATGACGTGCACCTTGGCAAAGTGAGCATTGAAAGCCCTGCATTTTTTATTGCACGTCAACTTGCACGCATCCTCAAAATTCACTGTGACGCTAAGCCTAGCACCGTCCTTGTTGTTGCCCCAGCCTATAAAAGTTTTGTGGTACAACAAGCTGGGCTCTTGTGCTCAATAATGCTTGCCCAGGAACAGCGAAACAGGCCCCAGCCAACAGTGCTTTATCTGATTCATGAAGGAACTTTCGAACTAAGCGACCACACCTTTGATGACTACTTGCAACAGAGGAGGACTTTTGTGACTGGAGCCTTTCACCGTCCTCAAATAGACCTGCTGGCCTCTGCAGGAGGATGCGGTTTTGAAGATGAGTCATCACTGACTGGCAACAACTTACAGGCAGCAATTGATGTGCTTGTGGAAACTGAAGTCGCTTATGAGTTCCTTTCAAGCAAGCAGAATGTCAAGTTGAAGCTGCGTGAGCGCTTAAGCCAGGCAGAGAAGGGCCGTTACGTTTCCCAGTACACATTGGCTAGGATTGCTGCTATACTAAACAAGTACGAGTCGTATGTGAAAGCAGGTAATACTTCATCTTGCATATCGTTCTATCCCAAATTTAGATGTGACTTCCTGAAACTAATTTCACCGCGTTGCTGAACTCAGTGTAGCAGAAAAAGATATACAGAGCCCCGGCCAAGATATCCTCTACAGTTGAATATTTTACTCGAACAACACTCAACCTATGTTGATCGTTACCTGTGTACAACTATATTTTTCCGTATAGTCAGAAGGTTTATTGGAAGTCTATGCTGACGACCTCCTATCATTCCATTAATACTATGACAGTTTCTTGAAATTTTATACTGGTTTATGTAAGCTTAGGTGCATACTTAAAGAATGCTAGGCAGTCAAATTGGCAGAACTCCACAACAGCATCCTTTGTCGCCCACAGCGCAGCTGTTGAGGGTTAAACACGGTCAGTCTAATAAAAAAATCTGCCAAGTTCcctaaaatctaaaaaaaaatgaatgccatCTAGCACCTATAAGCTCGTTTCATCTTTTCACTTGTTAGAGCTCGGAAGGTTCTCTGCTTATCAGAGCATGGACTCCTGAACACGAATAATACTCTCCAGCTCATTGTAGAGAACTGGTGCACAAGAATCAGAAAGTCGCAAAACCAAATCAGCATATTATAGTGCCTAGAAGTGGAAGATGCAAAAGAGTGGTACATATTCTAAGCATGTGACAATCTTTCACACATTTCCATTCTCCAAGGGAgcttaggtcaggttaggttaatCCACTTCGCGGTAGATACGTAGTCTGTGAATGATAGCTTTCTCTTGCAAAATTCGCAGGCTGCCAACGCTTTTTTGCACATTGTCCACTCGGCCAAAGACCGCAAAAACCGTGCACTTTGATCAAAAtgccactgcttttttttttttttttccttggactTCCAGGCACTTACCCAGCACTGTGCAGTCTGGAAGACGTCGACTTTGACCTGCTCTCCGAAGAGTCAGAATGGCTGCTCTGGCACAGACTGTTGCTGTGCTGCCAGGTGCTCGAAGAACCCATGCCCCGGGTGCTATCCGGCAGCATCAAAGTCGAAGTCAACACGCACGGTCTCCTCAGAGCCCTGGAGGCACTCTGCACAGAGTTCAGTGCCTACTACAGCAAGATCCGTGTTCTCGTTCATCCAGAGCCACACTTGAACGCCACTGTGTTTGCACGAATCTGGCTTATCAAGGCTGTTCAGAAGACGGTGCTTGGTGTACTGAACAGGTTCGGCTTGAAAGGGCTGGACAGAATGTGACTGTTTATTCGCTTATGTAGGGCTACTTTGGTGTGTGAATGTTTCTTTGCTGAACGGACTGGACAGAATGTGATTGCAATActtttgtatttttttgttttgttttttatgtgaATGTTCCTTTCAGCTGGTGTGTTCATTTCCGATGCTTGAGGTGTTGTTTAATGGGACAGGACAGAATGACGCTGCTGCTGGTTTTCTGTGTGGCTGTTTACTTGGTACGTATTGGGCCATGTGCGAGGTTTCGGTTGCAAGGACTGCAAGAAATTTGCTTGTTACGCAAGTAGGCCAATTTAAAAGACGTACAGATATGTTTCTAAATTGGGCTTTTTGTGTGCATTATGCGTAAATATGACTTTGATGATGTTTTGGGTTGATATTTGAGGTTTATTTTGAAATGGTTGCACAAAATGCTATTGTTTTTACACCGTGCTCCTTTGTgtgtgaatgtttttttttttttctacaatttACTGGTAGTAGTTTGATAGTTGAGCTACAGTGGCTCCAAAGGGGTCTGATATGTGAACGGTGCTTGGGCTGGTGAGTGAacgtaaatttaaaaaaataagatCATGGCACCTTTTGCCATTGCAACAGTGTGAGGCGTACAAAGTACGCGCATATAAGTGTGAGCATTCGCTGGATCGCATTGTTTGTATACTTTTATTTCTTGTCACATTGCAATGTGTTGTTCTAAACATACCTCTACACTACatggattttctttttctttcattccgtGTTGCTCTGCAATAGCAAGCTACAGTCGGGGGAAAGGATGCCGTGGTTACGTGGCCAGTCAGTGCGCAAGACTTATGTCAGCTATTATGCAGAAGCAGCACTGGAGACAGTGCGCTTGAAATGCACTGCAGCGAACTGAGAAATTTAATTAAAAACAGCAACTTATTTTGCAGATAGAACTACACATAGTTGTCTCAAAACAGTTAAGAAATGTGCAATTCAGTTCATTTGTAAATTTTGTTAGCTCTTTGTTAGGGTATTGTGTTAGGGTATTGTGTCTGTCCTCAATGGGATAGCTTAAATCAGTTTTAAATCACTGCAGTGCTTGTGGAATCTTGAGCAGCTTGTGGTAACCTAAGCGATCTGCTAATATGACTTAGAACGTGCAAACACACTTGCATACTTATTTAAGTTATCTTGTAATGTTCTTTCCAtggtgctgaaaaaaaatgaacctGTTCACAATAAAAGGGTTCATAACAACACAggctttaaagtgaagctttctttccaaACCCTCCCGGACTTTCCGACTGTTGCTGCCTGCTGGCTGGGTGCCGCTGCTACAAAAAAAGTTTAATCATGCGCTTGATGTTGGGATCAAGCCTTGGTTCTCCCGGGAAGTACAGCAGCCctatgctctaaccattaggccacaattaCATGAATACTTCTATCGTGCATACTCCAACTAGCCTCTTTGAGATGATCACtgcgtgttgatgatgatgatctccaTACTGTGACACGTACCCACAACAGGGGATCGGCAAAGATcatttaaaataataaaaaaaatgaagaaatacaaACATTATAGGAGGTGTAAAATTGCATAGTACTGGTGCACGAGAACACATGCGCATGCGGCAGTTTCCATTACGCCAAAGATGCAGGAATGAAATAGGCAGCAAATTTACAGCATTTCAGTAATCACTTCACGCAAATTCCAAAATGTGCATTGTATCTGCATAATCTTTTTATTGTGTGTTGCATAAGGCATTGAGAGCACCCACTCTAAAAAAAAGACTAATCATAAAGTGTGAGCACAGCTAGATGAGTGCAAATTAGATCAAGTGCATGGATTTATGCATTTCAATGCTCTCGCCATATAGATGGAGGCATCACTTGACAGCTGAAATACAGGACCATGAGTCAATGGGAAAAGATGCCAACTTGCCTATTACACGTTACAAGCATTTTGATTGCATGAGCATGGCAGAAGCATCAATTAAATTGGGCTTAGCCACCCAAAAGCAACTCAAGGGCTATGAGAGCATTGAGGGGGAGTGGGGCTTCAGATTAATTTAACTGCCTGTGGTTCTTGTCcacccaaagcatggtacacgGATGGTTGCATTTCAATGGGGTGTGAGATGCAAAAAAAATCCCGAGTACTTATACTTTCTtcacacattaaagaaccccaggtggtctactATGGCATCCCTCGTAATCCACTGTGCAGGTTCTGGATGTTAAACCCCCGAAATTTAAATCAGTGTTTTCGCACTCCACGCTCGCTGAAATGCATCCActctgggtgggaatcaaacctgCAACCTACATTCCACTCGGCAGCAGAATACTACTGCCACTGGGGTACCCTGGCGACTGGCAGATTCTTTCATGGCACTAAACAGTGAAAGCCACCTGTATAAAGTGAATATGTCAAATGGGAAAAATTCTGCTTAAATTGTCCTACCGGCATAGAAAGTTAATGGGGTGAAGGGATCCAAGAAATGGTGCCATTGCTGTCCACGCCCCACAAACTTTTTTGACAATATACACAGTAAAACATTTCAGAACTATCGGGCAATGGCCACTATATTCACAGGGTATTTTGTTGCTGAAACTTATTCCCGCCAGCATCTATATGCAACAAATTTAAAAAGCAAAAGTTTTCATGCCTAATTCACAGAAATCAATCGCAAGGCAGTTTCGATTATCTTCAAGGTCTGTTAAGCACTCCCACATTTGTATTTTCTAATCTGCTAGGTCCTGCACCTTGCACTTTGATATGGCAACATCATTCTTGCATCTAGGCTGCTCAAAGAAAATGATCTTTAGATGTAGGAGAACTGCTTCTTGAAAGCCTGCCATTCACATCGCGTAGAAATGCACTACGGTGGGCCACATTTCAAATCCTTTATTTTCTCTTGTTAAGGCAACATATTAGAAAATTCAGTTCAAACTGTACACCGGGACAGGCACGCCGAGTATTACTCAGCAGGAAAGGCTGTTCATTGAATAAGTTTGCTTAACATTAAAATTGGGCACATGAACTCAAAAGCAGCAGTATATCTGCTCGACAGTACTACACAGAcatatccccccccccaccccccattttGTCATTTTATGCAAAAGAACCACCAATACGAAAGGTAACACCAGACTTTCATTTACAGCCAGATAATTTTCTTGTCCCTATGCTCAGATAAAAAAATGTTCCATTTGGCAGGTCGCATCCAACACGAAAATGGTGCACGAAATAGTAGTGCAAATATGTTCCGATTCACACCTTTATACGAAATGCTATTTCGAACACTGATTAAAGGCTGACTGCAAAATAAATTTCACATTGGCTAAATTTGTTAGAAAATGAGTAATATGTACCGCTAAACCAATTTTTGCAAAGCCGCAGCGCATTTCATCGTACAGCTTTCTTATCACTAGCCTTTCAATTGCACCTAAGCAGACAGTGTGGGCACCTGTTGGTGTCGCTATGGTGCCAGTCACAGCATGCTGCATCCAAAATTATTTAGTGCGCACCGCGGGCGCTTGGAGGGAGTTGTTTTGCCATGCATGAAGAACCAGAGAGACCAATGGGAGCACGCGGTAGTTCCAAGAACCTCAACAGCAAGAGGGCTCATCGCCACAACCTGCGGCAGCCACAGTTTCGACGCTACATGGCAGCGTGGTCTCTGGATTACAGGGCTGAGCCGTCGCAATGTTGGAGGTCATGCTGAGGAAACGCGTGCTAGGTCATGCGCCGCTTCTGGTGAGCAGTAATGGCGATCTTTTCTTGTTTCTGTTGTTCAGTTTCATGACACTTCTGCTCGTATTTCAAACTTCATGTTTTGCACAGAGGCACCTCTACAACATGATATTAGACTAGGCTTTTTATGCtgtccaaaattttgttgcagttggccttttaAGTGTTCCTTTCCATATTGGTATATCTAAAAAAACGGTTCTGCAGATCTATGCCAATCTGAGCAACAATTACATCAAAGACAGTAAAGGTGTGTAAGCAAGTTCTCGCACACTGTCGGTAGCACTAGAAGTCTGTTTGCTGGCTGTTCTTGGTGATGATTCATCACCAAAAATACCAGGTCATACGGCCGCTACAGGCTGTCCATGCATTGCTACACACCGTCGGCTTTCACGGCTGCATCTGTAACTTCAAGCTGACCTCCAATACGGAGCCATTGAAATGTGACATAAGAAACAAAAGTAGCAAATTATTAGCTAAAGAAGCATGTGAAAATCTTTTTGTGTATTCGAATGAGGTATAGACGAGGTAACTTTTATTTCATGATTGATAATGTTTCAAAGCGTAAATTCGATACTCTAATGCAGGTTTCGTTGTTGGCTATTTGATTTGACATTTGATACTGAGCAAGCCATCGCACGCTATCACCACACAGAAACTGTTGTCGAAGACTCCTTAACAGCTTTGCCATGTAAATTTGACAAATCGTAACAGCAATGTACTTTTATGAACTGCTTTTATAGACAAGTTTAACTACTAAGCTGACCACATTTCACTTGGCTTGATCAGTTGATGCAAAGCTGCAATGAAAGCACCAATTATGATTCTTAAGTAATGGTCACAAACAAATGAGCACAATGTGTGAAGCTCTCCATTCATATAAGGAGAGCTCACTGGTAGTTCCCGCGCCAAGTATGTCAGCTGGCACCTAATATACCGTGTAGGCTACTTTGGCATGTAATTGTTAAGTTTGGCAAGTGCACAGTAATAATTCTACTGGAGTATGCAGCGACCAAATGTGGATGATTCACTTACTTGTTAAAACATGTATTCTGTAAAGCATAGGAACACTAATGAaaactcttctttcttttctctgaaGCACATTTCATATTTGCATGCAAACTAGAAACATATTCGATTTGCTCTTAA is a window from the Dermacentor variabilis isolate Ectoservices chromosome 3, ASM5094787v1, whole genome shotgun sequence genome containing:
- the LOC142575459 gene encoding U6 snRNA-associated Sm-like protein LSm5, whose protein sequence is MTMSAVNPSSLLPLELIDKCIGSKIHIIMKSDKEIVGTLLGFDDFVNMVLEDVTEYESTPEGRRITKLDQILLNGNNITMMVPGGDMPDS
- the LOC142575461 gene encoding DALR anticodon-binding domain-containing protein 3, encoding MEISHSIAVFLKDFCDRVRVTDIPLIEAVGCPSNKKRKRPADYRIFVGKPGHSNLQPHLQRLVRELLSASASWSVPLCSCQLLSPLYVEISLNRAAAYSSLFNFMLGTRGENCQQQRGGSENVLVFVPHPDDSFTGIRTEMLAAYASRCYADKNVDVTIYASKPLHALAHHAFLNVIACNEGSPYGTHGNDMACLMKCTKFFDEGDMTFDLKSYVVSEGVDVSGYDVHLGKVSIESPAFFIARQLARILKIHCDAKPSTVLVVAPAYKSFVVQQAGLLCSIMLAQEQRNRPQPTVLYLIHEGTFELSDHTFDDYLQQRRTFVTGAFHRPQIDLLASAGGCGFEDESSLTGNNLQAAIDVLVETEVAYEFLSSKQNVKLKLRERLSQAEKGRYVSQYTLARIAAILNKYESYVKAGTYPALCSLEDVDFDLLSEESEWLLWHRLLLCCQVLEEPMPRVLSGSIKVEVNTHGLLRALEALCTEFSAYYSKIRVLVHPEPHLNATVFARIWLIKAVQKTVLGVLNRFGLKGLDRM
- the LOC142575464 gene encoding protein PBDC1, with the protein product MAKIADGVDPVAALGAAQLLTRPASEFGNDPTVESLWAIKAVEHMEVYFNLISAVDPKILKLTPHDEAIYKEFRERFPDLDVKHLVESEIKTEESKKEWREFCLKFEKVVEDFNFATLLRLNSEKDYAEENTTLVPRVQFYAIEIARNREGCNDDVRKNYAPKPRNRE